From Brevibacillus marinus, a single genomic window includes:
- a CDS encoding HAD family hydrolase, with protein sequence MIKTILFDVDGVMLSEERYFDGSALTVWELLHSPRYLALPGDAFTPSPDEETIRRVRRTVFADDEVLNFIKSRGINSNWDMVFLAFSYQLIRICEQLKHAHAEQVKDLLRGQINQAKLQELGQLLSPDHPVALDYAAFTADFAKGNAQKAELLTYLNQIAKERCGVETDIFSRNSQLWKLCQETFQEWYLGDERVAASIGRETAQPGKKGFLTDEIPIVEPAKLREVLLKLKEKGITLGIGTGRPTIETHVPLAELNLLDLFDPDRVVTASHVLEAEAAYPDQAPLAKPHPYCYLRGLLGLKTDIREALFHQLPIPHGEEVLIVGDSLADLLAARAIGCRFAATLTGLSGEAARSKFEQERADYILRDVSEILDLFS encoded by the coding sequence GTGATCAAGACGATCTTGTTCGACGTAGACGGTGTCATGCTCAGTGAAGAGCGCTATTTTGACGGTTCGGCGCTGACCGTCTGGGAGCTGCTGCACAGCCCGCGTTATCTCGCACTGCCGGGGGATGCATTTACCCCTTCTCCGGACGAGGAGACGATCCGCAGAGTGCGCCGCACCGTCTTCGCGGATGATGAGGTGCTCAACTTTATCAAGTCGCGGGGAATCAACTCCAATTGGGATATGGTGTTTCTCGCCTTCTCCTATCAGTTGATCCGCATCTGCGAACAGCTGAAGCACGCGCATGCGGAGCAGGTGAAGGATCTCTTGCGCGGACAGATCAATCAAGCCAAGCTGCAGGAGCTGGGCCAGCTGCTCAGCCCTGACCATCCCGTCGCGCTTGACTATGCCGCGTTTACCGCCGACTTCGCCAAAGGCAACGCGCAAAAAGCGGAGCTGTTGACCTATCTCAACCAGATCGCCAAGGAGCGCTGCGGGGTTGAGACGGACATCTTTTCCCGCAACAGCCAGTTGTGGAAGTTGTGCCAGGAGACGTTCCAGGAGTGGTATCTGGGCGATGAACGGGTTGCCGCCTCGATTGGCCGGGAGACGGCGCAGCCGGGGAAAAAAGGGTTTCTCACCGATGAGATACCGATTGTCGAACCGGCCAAACTGCGCGAAGTCCTGCTGAAGCTGAAAGAGAAGGGCATCACCTTGGGGATTGGCACGGGCCGCCCGACCATCGAGACGCATGTTCCGCTGGCGGAGTTGAATCTGCTCGACCTGTTTGATCCCGATCGCGTCGTTACGGCCAGTCACGTACTGGAGGCGGAGGCGGCCTACCCGGACCAGGCGCCGCTGGCAAAGCCGCATCCCTACTGTTATCTCCGCGGGCTGCTCGGACTGAAGACAGATATTCGCGAGGCGCTGTTCCACCAGCTGCCGATTCCCCACGGCGAGGAAGTGCTCATCGTCGGCGATTCGCTCGCCGATCTCCTGGCGGCCCGCGCCATCGGCTGCCGCTTTGCCGCCACGCTGACCGGGCTGTCCGGCGAGGCGGCGCGCAGCAAGTTTGAACAGGAACGGGCCGACTATATTCTGCGAGACGTAAGCGAGATCCTCGACCTGTTTTCGTAA
- a CDS encoding ATP-binding protein, translated as MEILFRSVVGKLWMTIIALFAFVLTIFSLLIVQSIDGYYLNKQTEDLRALAERLSTALDQEQDKLQMVELASQLGSVYRTGLLMIDQEARLIARTPEAPILPGIDAEQLLAHPELPIREALAGERPEPRQLIFHGDAADPNERTQLLAVAMPVALAAERTGAIVMYQALEDFNGTVAEVRKLIFVVGVLSFISTTVFAFFLSSRISYPLRQMKQTAHRIAEGDFHAAIPIITNDEIGELASSFNTMASRLRELVHALSREKEQLASVLRSMVDGVIMIDAEGRIVVTNPPADQFLRDWEYEQNSVTSPIFTLYQRVLESEQEVTEDIALQGRIWSVVVAPLYEKEQIRGAVAVLRDMTKERKLDKLRKDFVANVSHELRTPLSMLQGYSEAIVDGIAATPEEHKELAKIIYDESVRMSKLVNELLDLARMEAGHLELHKEQVALRPYFERIQRKFANIARERSIALELDMQTPLAEACFDPDRMEQVLTNLIDNALRHTPAKGIVKLSVHGEGPLIEVSDTGSGIPPEDLPFVFERFYKADKARTRGRSGTGLGLGIAKNIVEAHGGTITVHSKPGEGTTFTIKLPSAR; from the coding sequence GTGGAGATCTTGTTTCGCAGTGTCGTCGGCAAGCTGTGGATGACGATTATCGCCCTGTTTGCGTTTGTGCTGACGATCTTCAGCTTGCTGATCGTGCAGTCGATTGACGGTTACTACCTGAACAAACAGACGGAAGATTTGCGCGCGCTGGCGGAACGTCTGTCGACCGCCCTCGATCAGGAGCAGGACAAGCTGCAGATGGTGGAGTTGGCCAGCCAGCTTGGTTCCGTATACCGTACCGGGCTGTTGATGATCGATCAGGAGGCGAGGCTGATCGCGCGGACACCGGAAGCCCCGATTTTGCCGGGGATCGATGCAGAACAGCTGCTTGCTCACCCCGAGCTGCCCATACGCGAAGCGCTTGCCGGTGAGCGTCCCGAGCCGAGGCAGCTCATCTTCCACGGCGACGCGGCTGATCCGAACGAGCGCACGCAGCTTCTCGCGGTGGCCATGCCGGTCGCGCTGGCTGCCGAGCGGACGGGGGCGATCGTGATGTACCAGGCGCTGGAGGACTTTAACGGGACGGTCGCCGAGGTGCGCAAACTGATTTTCGTCGTCGGCGTGCTCAGTTTTATCTCCACGACCGTGTTTGCCTTCTTCCTGTCTTCGCGGATCTCGTATCCGCTGCGCCAGATGAAACAGACGGCACACCGCATAGCGGAAGGCGATTTTCACGCCGCGATCCCGATCATCACCAATGACGAGATCGGGGAGTTGGCTTCCTCGTTCAACACGATGGCCAGCCGCCTGAGAGAGTTGGTGCACGCGCTCTCGCGGGAAAAAGAGCAGTTGGCCAGCGTTCTGCGCAGCATGGTTGACGGGGTGATCATGATTGACGCCGAGGGGCGGATTGTGGTGACCAATCCTCCCGCGGATCAGTTTTTGCGCGATTGGGAATATGAGCAAAACAGCGTGACCAGCCCCATTTTCACCCTTTACCAGCGGGTGCTGGAGAGCGAGCAAGAGGTGACCGAGGACATCGCGCTGCAGGGGCGAATCTGGTCGGTCGTCGTCGCGCCGCTCTATGAGAAGGAGCAGATCCGCGGCGCGGTGGCCGTGCTGCGGGATATGACCAAGGAGCGCAAGCTGGACAAGCTGCGCAAGGACTTTGTCGCCAATGTATCGCACGAACTGCGGACGCCGCTGTCCATGCTGCAGGGGTACAGCGAAGCGATTGTCGACGGCATCGCCGCGACGCCGGAAGAGCATAAAGAATTGGCGAAAATCATCTACGACGAATCGGTCCGCATGAGCAAACTGGTCAATGAGCTGTTGGATTTGGCCAGGATGGAGGCAGGCCATCTGGAATTGCACAAGGAGCAGGTCGCGCTTCGTCCGTATTTTGAACGAATCCAGCGCAAGTTTGCCAACATCGCCCGTGAACGGTCGATCGCCCTGGAATTGGACATGCAGACGCCGCTCGCGGAGGCCTGCTTTGATCCTGACCGGATGGAACAAGTGCTGACCAATCTGATTGACAATGCCCTGCGCCATACGCCGGCGAAGGGGATCGTCAAGCTGAGCGTGCACGGAGAGGGACCGTTGATTGAAGTGAGCGACACGGGCAGCGGCATCCCGCCGGAAGATCTGCCCTTTGTGTTCGAGCGCTTTTACAAGGCGGACAAAGCCCGGACGCGCGGCCGGTCGGGCACCGGGCTCGGCTTGGGGATCGCCAAAAACATCGTGGAGGCGCATGGAGGAACGATTACCGTACACTCCAAGCCAGGAGAAGGGACGACCTTTACGATCAAACTGCCATCCGCAAGGTGA
- a CDS encoding response regulator transcription factor, producing the protein MEEKARILVVDDEERIRRLLRMYLERENYQIDEAERGEQAYEMAIATDYDVILLDLMLPGMDGIEVCQKIREQKATPIIMLTAKGEEANRVHGFEVGADDYVVKPFSPREVVYRVKAILRRASATAYLKTDNMPSHSIIVFPDLTIDHDAHKVMANNQEVNLTPKEYELLHYLALSPDKVFTREELLKDVWHYDFFGDLRTVDTHIKRLREKLNKVSPRAAQMIATVWGVGYKLEVPK; encoded by the coding sequence ATGGAAGAAAAAGCAAGGATACTCGTGGTTGATGATGAAGAGCGGATTCGCCGGCTGCTCCGGATGTACCTGGAGCGGGAAAACTACCAGATCGACGAAGCGGAGCGGGGAGAACAAGCCTACGAAATGGCAATCGCCACCGATTACGACGTGATCCTGCTGGATCTGATGCTGCCGGGGATGGACGGCATTGAGGTCTGTCAAAAAATTCGCGAGCAGAAGGCGACGCCGATTATCATGCTGACGGCAAAAGGGGAAGAAGCGAACCGCGTGCACGGGTTTGAGGTTGGCGCGGACGATTACGTGGTGAAGCCGTTCAGTCCGCGCGAGGTCGTCTATCGGGTGAAGGCGATCTTGCGCCGTGCTTCGGCGACGGCCTATCTCAAGACAGACAACATGCCCAGCCACTCGATCATCGTCTTCCCCGACTTGACGATCGACCACGATGCGCACAAGGTGATGGCCAACAACCAGGAGGTCAATCTGACCCCCAAAGAATACGAGCTGCTGCACTACCTGGCGCTTTCGCCGGACAAAGTGTTCACGCGCGAAGAACTGCTGAAGGATGTGTGGCACTATGACTTCTTTGGCGATCTGCGTACGGTGGATACGCACATCAAACGCCTGCGGGAAAAATTGAACAAGGTTTCGCCGCGCGCCGCGCAGATGATTGCCACCGTCTGGGGCGTCGGCTACAAGCTAGAGGTGCCGAAGTAA
- the ccsB gene encoding c-type cytochrome biogenesis protein CcsB, producing the protein MSLIAISEWMLLASFFLYVVATIVFVLAITGKRWANRDPKQHERRYGRIGYLLVLIGFLAQLTYVITRWIAGGHSPTSNMFEFMAFLSFCIILAFLIIYRIYRLTVLGVFVVPTGIIMLAYASVFPHEITPLIPALQSYWLHIHVTTAALGEGILAVGFAAGLMYLVRTVPQERPTKSTFWLEVVLLVVLMLVGFILLVSVYAGLDQRTTFSVPQFDQQGNVIATQEVEYVLPAIVAPYQATITQAGPLTPWLEAPVWMEGKDAARKLNTLIWSVISGTVLYVLLRLMFRKRLAAVLKPTVAEIDPDLLDEISYRAIAIGYPVFTLGALIFAMIWAAEAWGRFWGWDPKEVWALIVWLFYSAYLHLRLSRGWMGLRSAWMSVIGFVIILITLVVVNLVIAGLHSYAGV; encoded by the coding sequence TTGTCACTGATTGCGATCAGCGAGTGGATGCTGTTGGCATCCTTTTTCCTCTACGTTGTGGCAACGATTGTTTTCGTTTTGGCGATAACCGGCAAGCGCTGGGCCAACCGCGATCCGAAACAGCACGAACGGAGGTACGGGCGAATCGGTTATCTGCTGGTCTTGATCGGTTTTCTCGCCCAGCTGACCTACGTGATCACCCGCTGGATCGCGGGGGGACACAGCCCGACCAGCAACATGTTTGAGTTTATGGCGTTTCTCTCGTTCTGTATCATCCTCGCCTTTTTGATTATTTACCGGATTTACCGGCTCACCGTGCTCGGTGTGTTCGTCGTGCCGACGGGGATTATCATGCTCGCCTACGCCAGCGTTTTTCCGCATGAGATCACGCCGCTGATTCCCGCGCTGCAAAGCTATTGGCTGCACATCCACGTGACGACGGCGGCGTTGGGCGAAGGGATTCTCGCCGTTGGTTTCGCGGCTGGCCTGATGTACTTGGTGCGCACGGTTCCGCAGGAGCGTCCCACGAAAAGCACGTTCTGGCTGGAAGTGGTGCTGCTGGTCGTGCTGATGCTGGTCGGCTTCATCCTGCTGGTCAGCGTCTACGCCGGTCTCGATCAACGGACCACGTTCAGTGTCCCGCAGTTTGACCAGCAGGGGAACGTGATCGCGACGCAGGAAGTGGAGTACGTGCTGCCGGCGATCGTCGCTCCCTATCAAGCGACGATTACGCAAGCAGGTCCGCTCACTCCCTGGTTGGAAGCGCCCGTCTGGATGGAAGGGAAAGATGCCGCCCGCAAGCTGAACACTCTGATCTGGTCGGTCATTTCCGGAACGGTGCTGTACGTCCTGCTGCGGCTGATGTTCCGCAAGCGGTTGGCAGCCGTGCTGAAGCCGACGGTAGCCGAGATTGATCCCGACCTGTTGGATGAAATCAGCTACCGGGCGATTGCCATCGGCTACCCGGTTTTCACGTTGGGTGCGCTCATTTTCGCGATGATTTGGGCGGCAGAAGCGTGGGGCCGATTCTGGGGCTGGGACCCCAAGGAAGTGTGGGCCTTGATTGTATGGCTGTTCTACAGTGCCTACCTTCACCTGCGCCTGTCGCGCGGCTGGATGGGGCTGCGCTCCGCCTGGATGTCGGTAATCGGCTTCGTGATCATCCTGATTACGCTGGTCGTGGTCAACCTCGTCATTGCCGGACTTCACTCCTATGCCGGGGTATAG
- the resB gene encoding cytochrome c biogenesis protein ResB yields MTDERKCECGHTNPIGTLLCESCGKPVDEENQATSFPSMRYEGMARRSQARPKSLIDWIWNFFSSVKIAIILIVITLVASAVGTIFPQRRYIPVPVATESDVAAFYEETYGIFGQLFYLLGFDEMYSSWWYVTLLVMIGTSLVICSLDRIVPLYKALSKPRVHPHLSFLRGQRLYGESEVDSSFSAEETLDQAAGLLRRKGYRIYREGTSLLAEKARFSRWGPYVNHVGLILFLLGVLLRGLPGMYLDEYVWVAEGQTVPVPETPYYVKNVEYKTEYYEEDEFPEKVDLDGRLVPKNFQTDVVLYINENADLPGAQPKLKEVQTGSITVNHPLRYEDLYLYQSSKQEMQLKALNFNVIDKQAGERKLGPLKLDLYAPQEEQYVGEELVVRVLDYFPDFYMDENGEPATRSPTPNNPMFALEIRSLATGTAERLVYVAGNIIPEKENGRYTLEIKMPDFMDISGLMVRKDKMLPLIYFGCFIVMVGLVMGFYWQHRRIWLHVEQGRLHLAGHTNKNWFGLKREAEFLIEQLALPVSLVLESKQQQKTSPKRTAQQEPS; encoded by the coding sequence ATGACAGATGAACGAAAATGCGAATGCGGACACACCAATCCGATCGGCACGCTGCTCTGCGAGTCATGCGGCAAACCGGTGGACGAGGAAAACCAGGCAACCAGCTTTCCCAGCATGCGTTACGAGGGGATGGCACGACGTTCCCAGGCCCGGCCGAAATCGCTGATCGACTGGATCTGGAACTTTTTTTCGTCCGTCAAAATCGCCATCATTCTGATCGTCATCACGCTGGTCGCCTCCGCGGTCGGTACGATCTTTCCGCAGCGGCGGTACATTCCCGTACCCGTCGCGACGGAAAGCGATGTCGCCGCCTTTTATGAAGAGACGTACGGCATCTTCGGGCAGCTGTTCTACCTGTTGGGATTCGACGAAATGTACTCCTCTTGGTGGTACGTCACCCTCTTGGTGATGATCGGGACGTCCCTGGTGATCTGCAGTCTCGACAGGATTGTGCCCTTGTACAAGGCGCTCAGCAAACCGCGCGTCCATCCCCACCTTTCCTTTTTGCGGGGACAGCGGCTGTACGGCGAGAGCGAAGTGGACAGCTCGTTTTCGGCGGAGGAGACGCTCGATCAGGCAGCCGGCCTGCTGCGCAGAAAAGGGTACCGGATTTATCGCGAGGGCACCTCGCTGCTCGCGGAGAAAGCCCGCTTCAGCCGCTGGGGGCCCTACGTCAACCATGTCGGACTGATTTTGTTCCTGCTCGGCGTGCTGCTGCGCGGCCTGCCGGGCATGTACCTGGACGAATACGTCTGGGTCGCGGAAGGGCAAACCGTTCCTGTGCCGGAGACGCCGTATTACGTGAAGAACGTGGAGTATAAAACGGAGTACTACGAAGAAGACGAGTTTCCGGAGAAAGTGGATCTCGACGGTCGTCTGGTACCGAAAAACTTCCAGACAGACGTTGTCCTCTACATCAACGAAAATGCCGATCTGCCCGGCGCCCAGCCGAAGTTGAAGGAAGTGCAGACCGGTTCGATTACGGTAAACCATCCGCTGCGCTACGAAGATCTCTACTTGTACCAGTCATCGAAGCAGGAGATGCAGCTGAAAGCGCTCAACTTCAACGTGATTGACAAACAGGCGGGGGAGCGGAAGCTGGGGCCGCTGAAACTGGATCTCTACGCGCCGCAAGAGGAACAATACGTGGGAGAGGAGCTGGTCGTCCGCGTACTCGACTACTTCCCTGATTTTTACATGGATGAGAACGGCGAGCCGGCTACCCGCTCTCCCACCCCGAACAACCCGATGTTCGCCTTGGAAATCCGTTCCCTCGCAACAGGCACAGCGGAAAGGTTGGTCTATGTGGCGGGGAACATCATCCCCGAGAAAGAAAACGGGCGGTATACGCTGGAGATCAAAATGCCCGACTTTATGGACATCAGCGGCTTGATGGTGCGCAAAGACAAAATGCTGCCGCTCATTTACTTCGGCTGTTTTATCGTGATGGTCGGGCTGGTGATGGGCTTTTACTGGCAGCACCGCAGGATTTGGCTGCACGTGGAACAAGGACGCCTGCACCTGGCCGGCCACACCAACAAAAACTGGTTCGGCCTGAAGCGGGAGGCGGAGTTCCTCATCGAGCAGCTCGCTTTGCCGGTGTCGCTGGTCTTGGAGTCAAAGCAGCAGCAAAAAACATCGCCTAAGCGGACCGCGCAGCAGGAACCGTCCTGA
- the resA gene encoding thiol-disulfide oxidoreductase ResA produces MSKQNRTPIRIAILGVLLAALVFAVYSSFASEPVLEAGDAAPNFQLEQLGGGTVTLAELRGKPVVLNFWGSWCKPCEKEMPELEKQFQKYGDEVAFIGVNIGQGELVVEKFVQQVGVTFPILLDKEKEITKLYNIGPIPTTYFIDRDGTISNILIVQLTEQMIEKELAKLLPQAR; encoded by the coding sequence ATGAGCAAGCAAAATCGCACACCGATTCGCATAGCCATTCTCGGCGTACTTTTGGCGGCGCTGGTCTTTGCCGTGTACTCCAGTTTTGCCTCGGAGCCTGTGCTGGAAGCGGGGGATGCGGCTCCCAATTTCCAGCTGGAGCAGCTGGGCGGCGGCACGGTAACGCTTGCGGAACTGCGCGGCAAGCCGGTCGTGCTCAATTTTTGGGGCAGTTGGTGCAAGCCTTGTGAAAAAGAGATGCCGGAACTGGAGAAACAGTTTCAGAAGTACGGGGACGAGGTGGCGTTTATCGGCGTCAATATCGGGCAGGGCGAGCTGGTTGTGGAGAAGTTCGTCCAACAGGTGGGCGTCACCTTCCCCATCCTGCTGGATAAAGAAAAGGAGATTACCAAGCTGTACAACATCGGTCCGATTCCCACGACCTACTTCATTGATCGGGATGGAACCATCTCCAACATCTTGATCGTGCAGCTGACGGAACAGATGATCGAGAAAGAGCTGGCAAAACTTTTGCCACAAGCGAGGTAG
- a CDS encoding pseudouridine synthase: MERLQKVLAQAGVASRRKCEELILQGRVQVNGVTVRELGTKVDPGRDEIAVDGRVIRREELVYLLLYKPTGVITSLHDPQGRPVVTDLLCGVKQRVFPVGRLDYDTSGLLLLTNDGELANRVAHPSFEIDKVYRAWVKGVPSPEKLRQLAQGVLLADGLTAPGRARLLKADPLGRRALLELTIHEGRNQQVRRMCAAVGHPVESLKRIRLGFLTLDGLAPGQYRHLTPEELQRLKRELAMTSS; encoded by the coding sequence ATGGAACGGCTGCAAAAAGTGCTGGCCCAGGCAGGTGTCGCCTCTCGCCGGAAATGTGAGGAGCTGATCCTTCAGGGACGGGTACAGGTAAACGGGGTGACGGTCAGGGAGCTGGGGACAAAGGTGGATCCCGGCCGGGATGAGATTGCCGTGGACGGACGGGTCATCCGGCGGGAGGAGTTGGTCTACCTGCTGCTGTACAAGCCGACCGGCGTGATCACGAGCCTGCACGATCCGCAGGGACGGCCTGTCGTGACGGATCTGCTGTGCGGGGTAAAACAGCGCGTCTTCCCGGTGGGGCGGCTCGATTACGACACCTCCGGCTTGCTCTTGCTGACCAATGACGGAGAGTTGGCGAATCGGGTCGCCCATCCTTCGTTTGAAATCGACAAAGTGTACCGGGCCTGGGTCAAAGGGGTGCCTTCGCCGGAGAAACTACGCCAGCTCGCCCAAGGCGTACTGCTCGCGGACGGACTGACCGCTCCCGGCCGGGCGCGGCTGCTCAAGGCAGACCCTCTCGGGCGGCGGGCACTGCTCGAGCTGACGATTCACGAAGGCCGCAATCAACAAGTGCGGCGGATGTGCGCGGCCGTCGGTCACCCGGTGGAATCGCTGAAGCGAATCCGCCTGGGGTTTCTCACGCTGGACGGGTTGGCCCCCGGTCAGTACCGCCATCTCACGCCGGAAGAACTGCAACGGCTGAAGCGGGAGCTGGCCATGACGTCAAGCTAA
- a CDS encoding spore maturation protein: MYQSISLISLWAIPCMLSFILVYGWYKKVPVYETFIEGAKGGIVTTLKIMPHLVAMMVAITLFRESGALDLLLGLIEPLLTFFHIPPEIVPLALLRPLSGTGSLAVASDLIARYGPDSLIGRLAATMQGSTDTTLYVLTVYFGAVGVRHGAYALKVGLWSDLVGVVASILVVYYVFL; encoded by the coding sequence TTGTATCAATCGATTTCGCTGATCTCACTCTGGGCCATTCCCTGCATGCTCTCCTTCATCCTGGTATATGGCTGGTACAAAAAGGTACCGGTCTACGAGACATTCATCGAAGGGGCGAAGGGCGGGATCGTCACCACGCTCAAGATCATGCCGCATCTGGTCGCGATGATGGTCGCCATCACCTTGTTTCGCGAATCAGGCGCGCTCGACCTGCTGCTGGGGCTGATCGAACCGCTTTTGACGTTTTTCCACATTCCGCCGGAGATCGTCCCGCTGGCGCTGCTGCGGCCGTTGTCCGGCACGGGTTCGCTGGCGGTGGCGTCCGATTTGATCGCGCGGTACGGCCCCGACTCCCTGATCGGCCGCCTGGCCGCAACCATGCAGGGGAGCACCGATACGACCTTGTACGTCCTGACCGTCTACTTCGGGGCTGTCGGCGTTCGCCATGGCGCCTACGCGCTGAAGGTGGGGCTGTGGTCCGATCTGGTAGGGGTCGTCGCTTCCATTCTCGTGGTCTATTACGTCTTTTTGTAA
- a CDS encoding nucleoside recognition domain-containing protein: MLNLIWLVLIVFSIAVAAVNGKIEVISEASFAGAKTGVTICFGLLSVLLFWMGMMKIAEKAGLLELLAKALSPLVQRLFPDVPKGHPAMGYILSNMSANLLGLGNAATPMGIKAMEELQKLNPKKEVATPAMCTLLAINTASITLIPSTMIAIRMQYGSANPAEIVGTTLVASFAATVVALLLDRWNRHVLLRRRR, translated from the coding sequence ATGCTTAATCTGATCTGGCTCGTCCTGATCGTGTTCAGCATCGCGGTGGCCGCGGTCAACGGCAAAATCGAAGTGATCAGCGAGGCGTCGTTCGCCGGCGCCAAAACGGGCGTCACGATATGCTTCGGCCTGTTAAGCGTGCTGCTCTTCTGGATGGGGATGATGAAAATCGCGGAAAAGGCCGGACTGCTGGAACTCTTGGCGAAAGCACTGTCGCCGCTCGTGCAGCGTCTGTTTCCCGACGTGCCGAAAGGTCATCCGGCGATGGGCTACATCTTGTCCAACATGAGCGCCAACCTGTTGGGCCTGGGAAACGCAGCCACCCCGATGGGAATCAAGGCGATGGAAGAATTGCAGAAACTGAACCCCAAGAAAGAGGTGGCAACACCTGCCATGTGCACCCTGCTCGCGATCAATACGGCCAGCATCACGCTGATTCCCAGTACGATGATTGCGATCCGCATGCAGTACGGGTCCGCCAACCCGGCAGAGATCGTCGGCACCACGCTGGTGGCTTCGTTTGCCGCCACCGTTGTCGCGCTGCTGCTGGATCGCTGGAACCGGCACGTCCTGCTGCGCCGCAGACGTTAG
- a CDS encoding D-alanyl-D-alanine carboxypeptidase family protein: protein MRFRKRLSRVLVVFLFCPLLFASPDVSLAGDEPPDVSAQAAAMIDVASGRMLYEKNAEQKMRIASLTKIMTAIVAIESGNLRDIVRVPDSAVGIEGSSIYLKKGERLTLEDLLYGLMLRSGNDAAVAIAEHVGGSLEGFVYMMNEKAAMIGMSDTHFMNPHGLDDSNQHYSTARDMAKLSAYALKNPEFQKIVATRLKNIPWEGEEWDRRLLNKNKLLTLYKGADGIKTGYTRLAKRCLASSATRDGRQLAVVTLDAPDDWNDAMSLLDWGFANFQPVKIVNKGDTIDPATAAVDERDANLILTSAGGLTYPLKEEEVAAISSRVHLFHPRLDRSLIGEHVGFLQVFLGKQRIAQIPLTVQEVKPTLKAGTSGAADRSFWRVVWQLMAGGMLDA from the coding sequence ATGAGGTTCCGAAAACGCTTGTCCCGCGTGCTCGTCGTTTTTCTTTTTTGCCCGTTACTGTTCGCTTCACCGGATGTGAGTCTGGCGGGAGACGAGCCCCCTGACGTGTCGGCTCAGGCAGCAGCGATGATCGACGTTGCATCGGGGCGCATGCTCTACGAGAAAAACGCCGAGCAAAAGATGCGGATTGCCAGCCTGACGAAAATCATGACGGCGATCGTGGCGATTGAGTCGGGAAACCTGCGGGATATCGTACGTGTGCCGGATTCGGCGGTGGGCATTGAGGGATCATCGATCTACCTCAAAAAAGGGGAACGACTTACCCTGGAGGACCTGCTGTACGGCTTGATGCTGCGCTCGGGAAATGACGCGGCGGTGGCCATCGCCGAACACGTGGGCGGTTCGCTGGAAGGATTCGTGTACATGATGAACGAAAAAGCGGCGATGATCGGGATGAGCGACACCCACTTCATGAATCCGCACGGCCTGGACGACAGCAACCAGCACTACTCCACCGCCCGGGACATGGCAAAGCTGTCAGCCTACGCCTTAAAAAATCCGGAGTTTCAAAAGATCGTCGCGACCCGGCTGAAAAACATTCCCTGGGAAGGAGAAGAGTGGGATCGCCGGCTGCTGAACAAGAACAAGCTGCTGACCCTCTACAAGGGAGCGGACGGGATTAAAACGGGATATACGCGGTTGGCCAAGCGCTGTCTGGCTTCCTCCGCGACGCGGGACGGGCGGCAGTTGGCGGTGGTCACCTTGGATGCGCCGGACGATTGGAATGACGCGATGAGCCTGTTGGACTGGGGCTTTGCCAACTTCCAGCCGGTCAAAATCGTGAACAAAGGCGATACGATCGACCCTGCGACCGCCGCCGTCGACGAGCGTGACGCCAACCTGATTTTGACCAGTGCGGGCGGATTGACCTATCCGCTGAAAGAAGAGGAGGTTGCCGCGATTTCCTCCCGCGTTCACCTCTTCCACCCGCGGCTGGACCGCTCGTTGATCGGCGAGCACGTCGGATTCCTGCAGGTTTTTTTGGGCAAACAGCGAATTGCGCAAATTCCGCTGACGGTGCAGGAAGTGAAGCCGACGCTGAAGGCGGGAACGTCCGGCGCGGCGGACCGTTCCTTCTGGCGCGTCGTCTGGCAGCTGATGGCGGGGGGGATGCTGGATGCTTAA
- the scpB gene encoding SMC-Scp complex subunit ScpB, with protein MDYDKLKSIIEGLLFLAGDEGIEAKQIAEIVELDELEVVDLIEDMKADFRRMGRGIQIVEVAKAYQFTTLPEHAPYFERMAASPSHGSLSQAALETLAIIAYKQPITRAEIEEIRGVKCEKAIQTLLSKLLIREVGRAEGVGRPILYGTTKEFLEYFGLRELSDLPEPPVPLDMEEVQLEAAALFGRTKAEKNDQTQE; from the coding sequence ATGGATTACGACAAGCTGAAGAGTATCATTGAAGGATTGCTGTTCCTCGCCGGTGACGAAGGGATCGAGGCAAAGCAGATCGCGGAGATCGTCGAATTGGACGAGCTGGAAGTCGTCGACCTGATCGAAGACATGAAAGCCGACTTTCGCCGCATGGGGCGGGGCATCCAAATCGTGGAGGTGGCCAAGGCGTATCAATTTACCACGCTTCCCGAACACGCGCCGTACTTTGAGCGGATGGCCGCTTCGCCCAGCCACGGCTCGCTGTCGCAGGCAGCGCTGGAAACGCTGGCGATTATTGCTTACAAACAGCCGATCACCCGCGCGGAAATCGAGGAAATCCGCGGCGTGAAGTGCGAAAAGGCGATTCAGACGCTGCTGTCCAAGCTGTTGATTCGCGAAGTGGGCCGCGCGGAAGGGGTGGGCCGGCCGATTCTCTACGGCACCACCAAAGAATTTCTGGAATATTTCGGGCTGCGCGAGTTGAGCGATTTGCCGGAACCTCCCGTCCCGCTCGACATGGAAGAGGTTCAGCTGGAAGCGGCGGCCTTGTTCGGCAGAACAAAAGCGGAGAAAAACGACCAGACGCAGGAATAA